CATGCAGTAATGCTGAGTCAACAATAAGCTGTAAAGTGCCATCTAATCTTATGTGTGTTCATCCCACCTTACTGGCACACTTCAGGTGCTGCCCTGGCACAGAGAGCGAGGTGACAAACATGGTGCAGCAACGCAGCAAAAATACAGTTCCCATCAAAGAACACAGCCGCCTGAAGAGAATGGAcctaaaataaagacaaaataggGTTTATCTGAAAAATATGTTCAGAATATTCACAACTTTTCTTTTCCAGGTACTTCATAaagtgttaaaaatgtaatttgaaacTTAGCAGTCATGTGGTTTTAGATGAAACTGTGGGCTACCTGTGTTTGTGAAGCAGCAGGATCAACAGCAACATATAACACAGGATGAGGCCACAGGCTTCAGCCATTGCAAAAGCCCAAGGGATTCTGGGAACACTGTAAAGATTACAGAAACATCTGTATCAGTGTGTAGATTAGATACAAAGAGAATGTATAGGTGAACTATGGAGTGTGGGTAGTTGCTCAACATGAGATCTTAAAGCACATATTTACTGGGGTTTATCAGTGTAAAACACTTCCTTCAAGCAAACACAGAAGGgcgtaggtttggttttaactttggaAGGGACATTTTTTGTCGGATAGCCaaaatgtgtgcgtgtgtgtgtacttgctctctgtcattctcttttctctttttttttttttttttttttaggcacaACTgtgcacacgcatacacacaaaaagagcTTGATTCTGCAAACTGTtactttactgaatatgcatttgctgACTTACATGAAACTGGACTTATATCATGattttttctcagatttttacattttattctatCGATAGGCTACTTAAATATAAATCtgagaattaaataaataaattaattttaaaataacatatcataaactgttacaataaaataaatatatagaaagcagtaggtaatgtgctgctctATAACTCGCTGCTGTAttttcaaacctcacctgaGACTCTGTACTTCTTTCAACTCAGGAGTTTCATGACAGTGATGCTCAAATCTATCTTTAAATCATCCCAAAAACTTctctttgtgttattttttactCAACTGAACTTATGGCTACATCTTTTACTATGAGATCAGAGttcacctgagaggctgcagctcacctgtctgtgtgtctctgtgctgctcaggctgctgctgacaggattttgataataaaatgatgcctgacagtcacaaacagatcaagctgtggctaatttaacttataaataatgttcatgcTTAATGAGACATATACAATAGTAACTCTGCTCCTGATCCACTcatggaaaaggggagagatgggtttaaatagtaaatatttctcccactaaTCTCAAAGATTAATGTTTATTAACTAAGCTCaactgttactgacactttggttctCCATTAAAAAGGACCAGATGTCTTTATTTGCTTTTGGGAGGAATTTTTTCCTCcctgtttaattaaacagcatgtctgagcaACAATCGCACATTAGCTAATGACACCTAAagcctgaaattaaatataatatcaaatgatcttAGTTTTGTTCAGTGAAGTCATTTTCAATTCTGTGATGTTTGGAACGTTTAAACTATAAAAACTAACCGATTCTCCACCTCACCGActctgttactgctgctgctagtcAACAATGCGTACAGCTTCAagttgagggttgccagatAATCAAGTCGAGTATCCCCCATAtccttctctttcactctttatcataatagcgcacacacaaacctggcaacttTGCAGAGATCTTACTGTTAACATTATGTGGAGTTAAAGCAGCTAGACATGTCCTGACCATCCGTACCCATATCTATGCCCTTGTGCAGAACATATGCAGCTTATACCTGTCCAGAAATATGTCAGGTAGTGGTGGATATGTCCTCATGTCTGGGACACGCTCATGTACGATGACCATGACGAATGATGTGAATCCAAACACAAAGAACACATATATGGAACTGATGACTGTCTTCCAGACCTCTGGGTCCAATCTGCCAGCCAGGTGCTGCCTACACCTCCCGTTGGAGTGCATATGACACAAGACGGCTCCTGAACCATATCCAGATCTATCCCCATTCCTCAGGCGCAGCTCAGTCCCATTACACAAGCGATCACCTCCGTTACACCTCCTGTCAGCTCCGTCACAGCTCCACTCCACCCTCGCAGCACCAAGCGACAGCCCAGCAGCAGCGAGGCTATCTGCAGGCTGGAGacccagctcctccagctgggCCTGGTTCCGTCTCTGGAGCCGGCGGAGAGCTAAGGTCAGCCTCTTGATGTCTCCCAGCACGGTGAGGCCCAGCGGAGGCCCGCGCAGGTCGGCCTCAGTCAGAGCCAGCAGGCTGGGGCCGTCCAGGCGGTGCTGGGTGCACAGTAGCTCCACATACTCCCCGAAACCTTCTTCCTGCAGCCACTGGGCCACCTGCTTACAGCTCCAGGTGCTCACACTGTCCTCTGACGATGCCATGCCACTGCAGATACAGACATGTACTGTGTTAAGTCACATACAGCAGGACTTCCTGAAGATTAAAATAATGTAGATGGTCAAGCACACAATTTAGGATGCAACCAGAGacaaagtgatgtcatcaaaaagACTTCAATGAGCATAAAACTGATCAAAGCCTTCTGTAAAATCTCTCTAACAACAGATAATTGAGCTGCCTCCTCCACTGTGTTTTCATCACTTGATTTCATTACTGTCTTACTGTTATTGTTGGTCCTATTGTTTGAATGCAAAACTGCTCTGAAAGTACTATTTAATTTGAATGCTATTGATCGCAACCACTTACTGTGTACTGTATTGTGTAAATGAGCTCcactgtctttgttttgtgtgtgttttccctactcagacacacactctgtctctctctctcatctgttAGCTCACTGTGTACTACTATAGTGTTACAAACCACTCCAGCAAACATCTGCAAAGGATGAGTGTCATTTCTTCaatgggctgcaactaatgaatattttaccatcttttcaattatttgattaatcatttaatctataaaaataGTCAAAACTGTCTGCCACTGTTTCCCAGAACTCAGGGATGCCTTGAAGTTacttgttttatccaaccaacaacccaaaaagtattaaatttacaatcatataaaaccaagaaaagcagcagatcctcacatatgagaagcttaaatcaacagaaaagtagcttaattgtttaatcaattactagactaatcatttcagcactataGAAcagtcactgacacacactgtgaAGGCAGGCCTGTGGCAGAAATGTTACATACTGGAATCACTtgatatttacatacattttcttaAGAAACAATAGCATCATAGGACACATCTTTTTTGGGGGTGGAGGTATTCCTTTTAAGTGAAAAACCAACAAGGACAGATTCTGACTCTCCCCAAAACCCAGCAAGTAATGACAATGAGATTATTAATAAAAAGAATCTACCTATCAACCTGATATCCAAACACCACATTCCGAGCCTTCATCCACAGTGACGAATAAATGGAAAGATTCGGGCTCCACCTTGTGGCAAATGgcaattcaaaataaatcagGGGAGTGTACGTCAGTGAGCAGGACAACTCTTTCAAGTCACTCATGTGAGGACATTCATGATTCTCCTGATAAAGGAAATTCACCACGATTAAATTATCTTGAATGCTTTTATCCCGTTATAAGATAAAATCTTATATCCTCCCATTCTTAGCTGAAGAGCAGCTTCTTTGTGACCTCGCATTACACACTGCTGGCTACTTAGTGCTATTACATCATCGTCTGAGTCCAGGTCAGTGACTGTGCAGTAGAGCGGTGGCTTACAGTATAAGTATGCATTGACACCCTGATCCACATTAAGCAGGCCAGCCGTCTGTGTGTCaaacctaaacaaacaaacaggaattCAAGCTAACTGAGCGTAACTATGCGCTCTGCTCCACAGACGACTAAATTTCATAATAAGAAACAGAACAGTCACCATCACGGGTTCCTCCTCTCCAACAGACGGACTCGCACACTGATGAAACACGCTGctgtcttctctttttctctcactgccCTTTGACCTGCTGATAAGCTCAACACTgttcctccctgctgctccaaAGGTCTCAGGACAACATGACTGTACTACTGGTCACAGCTGAATTTCATCAACATTTTACAAGCTGATTGGACAGAAGATACAGATGTAATAATAACCTGAGTAAGCAGGTTTCAGTTATCAGTAATGGATGAGACGTCGCTGCGTTTTTAGGTATTAGACTTATCAGAAGAACACCATAATGATAAGATAAATATAGATGTATGTTATATTTTGATAGATGGTCAATATTCAAAAGTTACAGTAATTGCTTGAGCAGAATTATAAACTGTGTAGATCTCCTCTATGATTACTTTAGATTAAAGCAAAAGATTCAAGAGAAACTTGAGATAACTGTACACTGACTCTTGGAAATACTTAAaattaaaggctgcaaattatgattatcattatcaattaatttgccAGTTATTTCAAGATTAAAAAGGAAAGTTGTTGGGTCTGTAGAATGTCAGAAAGTTGTGAAAATTGCCATTGAAGTTTCCCAGAGATCTTAGTGACGTCTTCAGTTTCACATAGTGTAAGTCAACAATCACAGAAGCCTCAAAagtttgctgtttttgctgaaacaactgaaaatattaTCAGTATTGtgtaaagctgcaacaattagttgattcatcaattagtcgatcggaagaaaattaatctgcaactactTTGGCATCTATTGATTAATTGCTTGGGTAATTTTTTAGGAAAAAACGCCAAAGATTTGATGGTTCCCAGTTCTTAGATGTGACAATTTGCAGCTTGTCTTGTtttacatgatagtaaattcAATATTAcgggttttggacaaaacaagacatttaatgatGCCACCATGTGCTCAAGGACATTGTAGTGGACATTTTACACTGTTGtctgatattttattgatcaattgaataatcaagaaaataatcgaaaGATTaaccgataatgaaaatatttgttagttgcgATAAAAAGCAATATCTCATCTATCACACAGTTTAAATGTCCTGTTATTGTCTTACATGTTGTAACACTTTTCTCACCTTTCTTAAATGAAGGAATCTCTTGTCATTTCCACATTGCTtataatttatttctaaaaaactatcatttaaaaaaaaaaaaaaattttcttaaaaacaacattatccTAAGATTAACAGTCCCACTTTATATGATGTCACGTCTGCCATCTTTGATTCCCGATGTTCAGACTTACTGAAAGTTGCTGTTTACCATCAATAATGCAGATCATACTGGGGCTGCacctaacgattattttcatcatcaactaatttgttgattattttcttgattaatggattagttgtttggtctatacaatgtcagaaaatagtgaaaaaagttTCCCAGAGCCGAAGGTGACGTCCTGAAATGTCTTGTTGTGTCCACagttcaaagatattcagtttactgtcataaaagactgaagaaaccagaatatattcacatttgagaagctgaaaactTTTTATCTATAAagaaaaagactcaaaacaattaatcaatcatcaaaacagttggcaattaatgtaatagttggcaactaattgattaatcaattaattgttgcagctctagaccaTACAGTAGCTGGCTGCCACTATAAcaaaatattgcaaatattTAATTCAGCAAATCAGCTGATCAGTATTGGATATCTACACGTCTGAAACCTAAATAAACTCACCTGGGTGGCTGCTGTCAGATCCTGCAGGGAGAGAAATAACTTATTTTTAACTACCCTTTAGATTTTACTGGCAACATCATGCAGCCTCTCTGGCCTGTGGCTTTACTTGGGGATTCATAAGTGCTATGTCAGCCTGTTTGGCTGGCTTACAGTGAGTCACACAGAGCAGTGACACACTGCTGTGAGGGACAGAAAGCCcttcagtgtgtcagagagCCACAATTTGACAAAGGGCTCATAGTCTGTTCACCCCTGGGCTTCAATGTAACACCACACTACTACATTTCAGCAAAACAGTTATAAATCCTGTGGATAAATCAGATATTTGTGACGGCAGTGGAAAATCTGACATACATTTTCTCAACATAAACAAGTAGTATTAGACTACAAGTTAAACAGGGAACATACAGAGGAGTCTGGCGTTTTAAACTCTCTTAAAAAGGTAAAACTCAAGAGTAGCTGCCTCTCTTACCCAAAAAATCCGCTGTCAGTGCGCTGTCAGAGAGTGTAGATGAGCTGTCTGTTTGCTCTCAAAACGTAGGAGTATTTCATCGCCAACATGCTTCTGACAACTAGGCAACATCAAACAGGAAGCCAAAGTTTTTCTCCTGGGGTTACGACAGCacgacccgccctactctgcctctgattggctggttggttgccttcgttggttggaTTGGTTAGATTCAGGCATGAGGAGTGTGATTGGTTAGTGTTAGGTAAGCGTATCAGgataagccaatcagaggtagagCAGGGCGGGTCGtaacttcgccatcctaggaaaaaaaaatcgcaaacaggaagagacaataataaacaaaaccaGTAAAGAAGAGCTGGTGGTCAATGCAGGGCTGCTACTTAAAGCACACTGGCATCTGCTGGCCAAATATAGGAAAAACTGGGATTTATTTACAGGTTATGTTTTTCTAGAGCCTAAAGAATATGTGGATTTCATGGAgtattcagttttaatttgacaaaacaagctTTCCCAGgcagtaatgtaaatgtaaacacatcTCCATAAAGGGAGAGTTTGACTGAGAGTCTTTGCCAAACTGCACCACCTGTCTTTGacagtcagaggctgagagaAGTTAAAACGCTGCTGCAGCCGTCTTCAGAGAGCAAAGCAAAGGCAACAGACAGCATTTAGTTTGGGGGGAAAGAAGATAGTATAAATACcttgaactttaaaaaaaaatgagcactgtgacagatgtgaaatgtgagacACAAGACTCTGAGCAGAGAAATGTCAAAGACccaaaagaggaggaagagtgcACATGTGCAACGGAGAGTTCAGACAGGACGAGGAGTACGTGGGACACCCCATCTCTccaggagctggaggagcttTTACACTCGGCTCCACGCTCCTGTCGCCATGGAGATGAGGTGTGGCCAAACCTGTACCTGGGAGACATGTGAGTATGATGTGTTGTATATGTGGTCAGGTAAAGTGGGTTATTGACTACATGCCTGCagggaaatacatttttagaaagtATTTAAAATTAAGTTATGGCCAAATAAATCCTATATGACACCCTCtattgtgtattttattcatgaaacTCATCATGCATGTCAGAAAAATACACTACATATGTATTAATATCATTCAGTTTAACTGAAATTACATCCACacatccattttattttatttattttttcagtagtTATGATGTAGGTGGGGGAAATAGACGGtgaaatgtgaatttaaattaattaaaacatataatcaCCACAAAATAATTTCAAACCTATCTACCTACCTCATCATATCACATCTAAAGGCAACATCTTCATAATTGTAGAGTAGATTTGGGGACATTCCAAGTTAAAAATACCAAATTTAGACACTGGCCTTCCCCCAGTTGCTCCTATTATCGTTCTCTTCTGtgtcttctctcctcctgtcttccCTCCATTggttctttttccttctttgctCTCCTTTATTTGTTACTTTCATTcatctcttctccctcctctctgtccttttcAGTGTGCG
This genomic interval from Thunnus thynnus chromosome 14, fThuThy2.1, whole genome shotgun sequence contains the following:
- the LOC137196949 gene encoding sphingomyelin synthase-related protein 1-like isoform X1 — its product is MKARNVVFGYQVDSGMASSEDSVSTWSCKQVAQWLQEEGFGEYVELLCTQHRLDGPSLLALTEADLRGPPLGLTVLGDIKRLTLALRRLQRRNQAQLEELGLQPADSLAAAGLSLGAARVEWSCDGADRRCNGGDRLCNGTELRLRNGDRSGYGSGAVLCHMHSNGRCRQHLAGRLDPEVWKTVISSIYVFFVFGFTSFVMVIVHERVPDMRTYPPLPDIFLDSVPRIPWAFAMAEACGLILCYMLLLILLLHKHRSILFRRLCSLMGTVFLLRCCTMFVTSLSVPGQHLKCASKTYGDTLQKIQRALAIWSGFGMTLTGVQTCGDYMFSGHTVVITMLNFFVTEYTPRTWNLIHTISWVLNLFGIFFILAAHEHYSIDVFIAFYITTRLFLYYHTLANTRAYQHSRRARIWFPMFSFFECNVNGPVPNQYHWPFSKPAFMKTLIG
- the LOC137196949 gene encoding sphingomyelin synthase-related protein 1-like isoform X2: MASSEDSVSTWSCKQVAQWLQEEGFGEYVELLCTQHRLDGPSLLALTEADLRGPPLGLTVLGDIKRLTLALRRLQRRNQAQLEELGLQPADSLAAAGLSLGAARVEWSCDGADRRCNGGDRLCNGTELRLRNGDRSGYGSGAVLCHMHSNGRCRQHLAGRLDPEVWKTVISSIYVFFVFGFTSFVMVIVHERVPDMRTYPPLPDIFLDSVPRIPWAFAMAEACGLILCYMLLLILLLHKHRSILFRRLCSLMGTVFLLRCCTMFVTSLSVPGQHLKCASKTYGDTLQKIQRALAIWSGFGMTLTGVQTCGDYMFSGHTVVITMLNFFVTEYTPRTWNLIHTISWVLNLFGIFFILAAHEHYSIDVFIAFYITTRLFLYYHTLANTRAYQHSRRARIWFPMFSFFECNVNGPVPNQYHWPFSKPAFMKTLIG